From a region of the Mycosarcoma maydis chromosome 7, whole genome shotgun sequence genome:
- a CDS encoding uncharacterized protein (related to TOF1 - topoisomerase I interacting factor 1): MATKDDYSEDLENDADLMTDFSDDEYGYRHEEGHNDEEAAPNIEEIREAAADLCNQIGEYDYGDEHDWDGEQYPRLKRWKHRPRALGSLRSLRKLWKMDDDDPTRKVARAFAENEVLQHTILPALLESAGQGKEGDAIALACTDLLTAMTWPFDGLEELREQEKQGHLDLAELSEITLLDEHLVNYKSVILRNRSLDQQHDVLGVVMRYLLLPNLATKHHERSTLATGIISMCLHLFRNLLAIRDPVTTSLSSVERLSNANLQSELILSMHKHHILDALLMLSSSAETQAYNAWNAVASECIFHIFVGTMVKTIAEPTFSGSGTRMSHDSTPNASASNTAGSSSNANAGPISSLAESLAMETKLKRASASGKIATRHSRFGTTINFVGPDGELRVARNQAALIKPVAQLADEANQKGRRRAQRRKDAQEKGAPKLKSKWTPDAALVLQEWADTFVQSGFEPLAKSVLKDIRSERDKLGDLDVARVRIMQLGAFFLEYFLLRRTTAAKRRNAAKTAGSVQSTFAQRALDLQEPDEQHERSGQSAEQPEEAEEWPFELVSQWLEPWAFRMVLVRTIQSQETKAWLEFVASVRLWIVLLRLVDELANSKKESERDVAEGLQAEFYYMGETLEACHAIFRSYTTQSFAFLDAIIAFAYVMPKMLERYASNRDHMYVQAKKQVHRSRQDGDLDTDQDEARQIKEQLQETRSEREFRFADFQRKLATKQLAKACIVYLRRWKDNNGTEDQLNELVTVMHRIAIKANDYRQFFLATHRDYLRFMISGDTISAFEARAPTSAPNLRKLIDYILRKFSKLSPEEQSIYNAGKQPTRQPKPPRMPAEIVVRPGMTPDQEIGVAVGLLLKKEKMPAVLWIKSALEMASAMRTELVLRYEEEEAQRSIQGAGDDMMLLGELEKHNESPVERFQPYELAYHGNDELRTDASLMPELKLLCRLVGLEANDNELVNWRWSVPKEILPVHLDQKIETIERYIREPLDTHGRELTALVMRIRKPRVAGEADADVLDPADLPDGWNGAQSDSDEDGDYFDRIRASRSLVSADHVAAEGGLLRRSGPKKKLSHPTKGDGSRKKKQIQRIKQDIIDDSDDEFAFALADLQPQARTDADADSSSDDKEEEDDDDDNMDDQETPATSSVADLQEQFDQGKSNALDALRTAKQQRSNTEQPPLQDAGERINRRMDTKRLFLADSDEDDDDVLALSSQEPADISATSDRTATGPSVWAGIAKKRRLAILDDEDED, from the coding sequence ATGGCCACCAAGGACGACTACTCTGAAGATCTCGAGAATGATGCAGACCTCATGACCGACTTCAGCGATGATGAATACGGGTACCGACATGAAGAGGGACACAATGATGAGGAGGCTGCGCCAAACATAGAAGAGATCCGCGAAGCCGCCGCCGATCTTTGCAACCAGATCGGCGAATATGACTATGGAGACGAACACGATTGGGACGGGGAACAATACCCGAGATTAAAACGATGGAAGCATCGTCCGCGCGCGCTGGGCTCTCTACGCTCGCTTCGCAAGCTTTGGAAaatggacgacgacgatccgACACGCAAAGTGGCGCGAGCCTTTGCAGAGAACGAAGTGCTCCAGCACACTATTCTACCCGCTCTGCTCGAGAGCGCAGGTCAAGGAAAAGAAGGAGATGCCATTGCATTGGCATGTACCGATCTTCTCACTGCCATGACCTGGCCTTTCGACGGCTTAGAAGAGTTACGCGAACAAGAGAAACAAGGTCATCTTGACCTTGCCGAGCTTTCCGAGATCACCCTCCTCGACGAACATCTGGTCAACTACAAATCCGTTATCCTGCGCAACCGATCGCTTGACCAGCAGCACGATGTGCTCGGTGTGGTCATGCGCTACCTCTTGCTACCCAACCTCGCAACCAAACATCATGAGAGATCCACTCTCGCTACAGGCATCATTAGCATGTGTCTGCACCTGTTCCGTAACCTGCTTGCCATTCGCGATCCGGTCACCACAAGTttgagcagcgtcgagcgactcTCGAACGCAAATTTGCAGAGCGAACTCATCTTGTCTATGCACAAACACCATATCCTTGATGCGCTTCTCATGCTGTCCAGCAGCGCAGAGACGCAGGCTTACAATGCTTGGAACGCCGTTGCATCCGAATGCATCTTCCACATCTTCGTCGGCACAATGGTCAAGACGATCGCCGAGCCCACCTTCTCTGGCTCTGGTACGAGGATGtctcacgactcgacaCCAAATGCCAGCGCTTCCAATACAGCAGGCTCTTCATCAAATGCAAATGCAGGGCCAATCTCTTCTTTGGCCGAGAGTCTAGCGATGGAAACCAAGTTGAAACGTGCCTCGGCTTCCGGCAAAATCGCGACGCGCCACTCGCGCTTCGGCACGACCATCAACTTTGTAGGTCCAGATGGCGAGCTTCGCGTCGCTCGCAACCAAGCGGCTTTGATCAAACCGGTGGCTCAGCTTGCTGATGAGGCAAACCAAAAAGGCCGACGTCGTGCTCAGAGACGCAAAGATGCGCAAGAGAAAGGCGCACCGAAGCTCAAGTCCAAGTGGACGCCAGATGCTGCTCTCGTGTTACAGGAATGGGCCGACACGTTTGTTCAGTCGGGCTTTGAGCCTTTGGCCAAGTCTGTCCTCAAAGATATCCGATCTGAGCGAGACAAACTTGGCGATTTGGACGTGGCACGTGTTCGCATCATGCAACTCGGTGCTTTTTTCCTCGAGTACTTTCTCTTACGTCGCACAACGGCTGCCAAGCGTCGCAATGCCGCCAAGACGGCGGGATCCGTCCAATCAACTTTCGCGCAACGGGCGCTCGATTTGCAGGAGCCAGATGAGCAACACGAAAGAAGCGGACAAAGCGCGGAGCAACCcgaagaggccgaggaATGGCCTTTTGAGCTCGTCAGCCAATGGCTCGAACCATGGGCCTTCCGTATGGTGCTCGTTCGTACAATCCAATCACAAGAAACCAAAGCATGGCTCGAGTTTGTCGCCTCTGTTCGACTCTGGATCGTGCTGCTTCgactcgtcgacgagcttgccaacAGCAAAAAGGAATCAGAGAGAGATGTCGCTGAGGGCCTTCAAGCCGAATTCTACTACATGggcgagacgctcgaagCCTGCCACGCCATTTTTCGATCGTACACCACGCAGAGCTTTGCCTTTCTCGACGCTATCATCGCATTCGCCTACGTCATgcccaagatgctcgagcgaTACGCGTCGAATCGCGACCACATGTACGTccaggccaagaagcaggtGCACCGATCACGACAGGATGGCGATCTGGACACCGATCAAGACGAAGCCAGGCAGATCAAGGAGCAGCTCCAAGAGACGCGGTCGGAACGTGAGTTCCGCTTTGCCGACTTCCAACGCAAGCTAGCCACCAAGCAACTCGCCAAAGCCTGCATCGTCTATCTAAGGCGCTGGAAGGACAACAATGGTACGGAGGATCAACTCAATGAGCTGGTGACGGTGATGCATCGAATTGCGATCAAAGCCAACGACTACCGACAATTTTTCCTCGCAACTCACCGTGACTATCTACGCTTCATGATCAGCGGTGACACCATTAGCGCGTTTGAAGCGCGTGCACCGACGTCGGCGCCGAACCTGAGGAAGCTAATTGACTATATTCTGCGCAAGTTCAGCAAGTTGAGTCCGGAAGAACAGTCGATCTACAATGCTGGCAAGCAGCCTACTCGTCAACCCAAACCGCCAAGGATGCCTGCAGAGATAGTTGTGCGACCAGGAATGACACCCGACCAAGAGATCGGAGTGGCTGTTGGCTTGTTGCTCAAAAAGGAAAAGATGCCAGCGGTGCTGTGGATCAAGTCGGCACTGGAAATGGCCAGCGCGATGCGTACCGAACTTGTGTTGCGAtacgaagaggaggaggcgcaGCGATCCATACAAGGCGCAGGTGATGACATGATGCTacttggcgagcttgagaaGCACAATGAATCGCCCGTTGAGCGCTTCCAGCCGTACGAGTTAGCCTATCATggcaacgacgagcttcgCACAGATGCGTCGTTGATGCCCGAGCTCAAGTTGCTGTGCCGACTCGTGGGTTTGGAGGCGAACGACAACGAGCTGGTCAATTGGAGATGGTCAGTCCCCAAGGAGATCCTTCCAGTTCACCTTGACCAGAAGATTGAGACCATCGAGCGCTACATTCGAGAGCCGCTCGATACACACGGCCGAGAGCTCACGGCACTTGTCATGCGCATCCGCAAGCCACGGGTGGCAGGCGAGGCAGATGCCGACGTGCTTGATCCGGCTGATCTTCCCGATGGCTGGAATGGCGCGCAGAGCGATTCagacgaggatggcgacTACTTTGATCGCATCCGTGCCAGTCGAAGCCTTGTCAGCGCCGACCATGTTGCAGCAGAAGGCGGACTGCTTCGAAGGAGCGGTCCCAAAAAGAAGCTTAGCCACCCAACCAAAGGCGATGGTTcaaggaagaagaagcagatACAACGTATCAAGCAAGACATTATCGAcgacagcgatgatgaATTCGCTTTTGCCTTGGCTGATCTCCAACCGCAAGCACGGACAGATGCTGACGCCGACAGCTCCAGCGATGacaaggaggaggaggacgacgacgacgataACATGGACGATCAAGAGACTCCTGCTACAAGCTCAGTTGCCGATTTGCAAGAGCAGTTCGACCAAGGCAAGTCGAATGCGCTCGATGCTTTACGTAccgccaagcagcaacgcagcaATACGGAGCAACCGCCTCTGCAGGACGCTGGCGAGCGCATCAATCGTCGAATGGATACCAAGCGACTCTTTCTCGCCGACAGcgatgaggacgatgacgatgtgCTGGCGCTCTCATCACAGGAGCCAGCTGATATTTCGGCGACATCTGACAGGACGGCAACCGGCCCTAGTGTCTGGGCGGGCATTGCGAAGAAGCGCAGATTGGCAATtctcgacgatgaagatgaagatTGA